A region of the Ptychodera flava strain L36383 chromosome 22, AS_Pfla_20210202, whole genome shotgun sequence genome:
CCCTTCAGATGACACACAAGAAGAATCGACTGAACTCAAAGCAGATGATTTTATGATTGTTGACAAACAAGATCCAGAAGACAAAGAGGCTCTACCAACAGAACTTACTGAAGTTCATGAACAAACACAAGAACATGTACAAGAAAAAACTCTAGAAACTGTGATATCTGAAAGTGAACAGTCTCTTGAAGAGCTGCAACAAAAGGTCTCTGCTGAGGAGAGACCCACAGAATCTGAACAAGAGGCCGAATCAGAACAAGCTGAAATGTATGAGGATATTTCTGAGAAGGCTATTGAAATTCCTGACACTGATATGAAGAAGTCTCCAGATACAGAAGTATCAGCTTCTCCTGAAATAAGACAAGAAACAGAGATATGCGAGAGTGAAATTCCTGATGCAGAGATCTCTGAAGAGGATGCCAGACAATATACACCAACAGAATCTGAGCAAACGGCTGACACTGAAGAATTAGAACAAAAAGACATTTCTGAAGAAATCActgacaaacagacagaaactGTAGAAATTGACATACCAGAAGAAAAGCATGCTGACATTGAAGAGGTCTCCCAACAAGTGAtcattcaacaaaaacaacaagaacCTCGGCCAGAGATAACAACTCAAGCTGTAGAACAAACAGATGTATCAGTCACAGAAAAGGCTCAAGAAGCAGAGGCTGATATACCAGATGAAAAAGATGAATCTGTATCTTCTGATATTGGAGAAGCTGTTATATCCTCTCCACATGAAGAGATCTTTGAAGAAGAACCATCAGGGTTTAAGCCTATTGATGAAGTACAAGAGGTAACAGAAGAATCACCAAAGGAATCTCCTGTTTCTGAAGTACAAACTCTTCCAGAAATAACACAAGATGTAGATATATGCGAAAGTGAAGTGCCTATCACAGAGATCTCTGAAGAGGTAACTGATCAAGATAGACCAACAGAACTTGAGGAAAAGGTTGATATTTCACCTTTAGAAGAAAAAATGACTGAAGAAACAGAAAAAGCAGAGACTGACGAACAAGTAGACCAGGAGACCCCTCTAGCTTCACCAATTGAGGAGCTCTCCCAAGAAATGGTTGCTGGAGAAAAACTACTAGAGACTGACCTAGAAATGACTACCCCATTGTTAGAACAACAAGAGGTTTTTGAGGAAACCCcagacaaaacaaaagaaacagcAGAGAGTGAGTCAATGGAATGTACTGACGAAATAATATCAGAACCTGAGCAACTATTTTCCCCAACATTAGAACAACGAGATATTTCAGACAAGCCAGTAGAAACAGTAGAGGATGCAATTGGAAAATCTGTCGATGTAGTTTTATCATCAGAACTTGAAGGAGTGCTCTCAGATGTAAAAACAgatgttgaaatgcaaaagcTAACTGAAGAATCACACGATACAGAACTAGAGACTTCTGAAGTTATGCAACAAATACAGGTCTGTGACAGTGAAAAGACTGCTGAAGACATGGTCCAAGAGATTGAAACAGATGAGAGACTGATGGAAACCACACCAGGGGCAGACTCTGGAATGTTAGAGCAACAAGAAGTTTCTGAAGAAATAGTTGGTGAACCTATTGACAGCTCAGAGACTGATAAAATGACAAGGTCAGAAGTCTCTAAGCTGGACAGGATCTCCCAAGAAAAGATTACTGAAGAAAAGCCACAAGAGCCTGAAGTAACTACTCTAAATGTAGAACAACAGGATACTTCTGAGGAATACACCACAGAAACAGAACAGAAAGATACATCAGTAGAAAGAGAGCAAGCTATTTCTGTTGCCATTGAAGAACCTGTTGATATTTTATCTGAAAAGGTTCAAGAGACAGTTCCCTCCGACAGAAAATCAGATGTTGAATCCCAAGATGCGACAGAACCTATAGAGAAAGAAGAACCAATTTCACCTGAATTTTCACCAGAGACAGCAATTTGTGACCTTGAAATTCCTTTCGAAAAGACCGAAGAGGTTACAGCAGAGGAGAGACAACAAGAACCTGATGAAGATATTGAAACTCAGTCTTTTGAACAATACCCCTCTGGGGTAATTACTGAAAGACCAGTTGAAAAAGCTGAGACTGAGTCACTAGAAGAGAAAGAGCCTTCTGATCTTGATGAAATCTCCCAAGACATTGTTTCAGAAGAAACCTTACAACAACCAAAACCTGAACAGGAGGCTGACACCACATCTTTGGAACAGAAAGTTATTTTAGAGGATATCACTGACATACCAGCCGATCCTACTTTCAAAGAAGAACCCACTGTGTCTAGTGAAACTGATGAGATGTCTGATAAAGTCATaactgaagaaaaacaaaagaaattgcaaCCAGAGGTTACTACCTTAGCATTAGAACAGCAAGATCTTTCTGAGGAAGTTGCAGAAAAACCAGCAGAAGCATTTGCAACTGAGCCTGTTGATGCTGTTTTAGCTGATAAAATATTTGAGGAAGGTCTGTCAGATGTACAACCAGATGTCAAGGTGCAACAAGTGACGGATGAATCTGCAGATAAACCTTTGGTTACTGAAGGACAAGATATTCCTAAGGTTGCACAGGAGGCACAGATTTGTGTTAGTGAAGTGCCTATGGAAGACATTTCTGAAAAGATTACTACAGAAGACAAATTATCTGAAGAAGCCACTGATGAGCTATCAGTAACAATCACGACTGACTCAGCAGCAGAGAAAGAACCCTTACTATCTGCTGATGTTGATGAGGTCTCCCAAGAATTGGGTACAAAACCACAAGAACTGCAGCCAGAGATAAGCACTTCAGAATTAGGAAAATCAGAAATTACTGAGGTAGCCATTCACAAACAAGATGAAACAGCTGAGCCTGAAGCCTTTGAATCTGCTCATGCTGATGAGATTTCCCAAGTATTGGTTACAGAAGAAAAACCTCAAGAACCTGATCAAGATTTAACTACTTCACCTTTGGAAGAACTGGAAACTTCTTTAGAGGTCACAGACAAACCAGCAGACCCTGATTTCAAAGAAGAGGAATCTGTTGCAGTTGCCTTGTCTGCTGATATAGGTGAGGCCCCTGAAGATGCATTTACTGAGGAAAAACCACATGAACTACAACCAGAGATGACATGTACCACTTCAGAACAACAAGATATTTCTAAGGAAGTCGAACCAGTAGAGACTGAGATGGAAGAGGCTGCAGAAGAAAAAACTCGAGAATATGAGTCAGACATAGTTACTTCATCTTCAGAAAAAGCAACAGAATCTGACATCAGAGAAGAACCTTCAGTGTCTGCTGAAGCTGCTATGTCTATGGAAACACAAAAAGAATTGCCACAAGATATGACTACTGCAACTTCAGAACAACAAGACATTTCAGAGAATGTCATCGACAAACCAACAGAAATGGTTGATACTGACATTACATTAGATGTTGAATCAGTTGAATCTGctcatgatgatgaaatttccCAAGAAGTGGTTACAGAAGAAAAAACTCAAGAATCTGAGCAAGACATAACTACTTCATCTTTGGACAAACTTGACATTTCTGAAGAGGCAGACAAACCAGCAGAATCTGAAATCAAAGAAGAAGAACCTGCTGTGTCTGCTGAAGCTGCTGTCTCTATGGAAACACCAAAAAAATTGCCACAAGATATGACTACTGCAACTTCAGAACAACAAGACATTTCAGAGAATGTCATTGACAAACCAACAGAAATGGTTGATACTGACATTACATTAGATGTTGAATCAGTTGAATCTGctcatgatgatgaaatttccCAAGAAGTGGTTACAGAAGAAAAAACTCAAGAATCTGAGCAAGACATAACTACTTCATCTTTGGACAAACTTGACATTTCTGAAGAGGCAGACAAACCAGCAGAATCTGAAATCAAAGAAGAAGAACCTGCTGTGTCTGCTGAAGCTGCTGTCTCTATGGAAACACCAAAAAAAATGCCACAAGATATGACTTCTGCAACTTCAGAACAACAAGACATCTCAGAGGATGTCATCGACAAACCAACAGAAATGGTTGATACTGACATTACATTAGATGTTGAATCAGTTGAATCTGctcatgatgatgaaatttctcAAGAAGTGGTTACAGAAGAAAAACCTCAAGAATCTGAGCAAGACATGAATACTTCATCTTTACAAAAACTTGACATTTCTGAAGAGGCAGACCAATCAACAGAATCTGAAATCAAAGAAGAAGAACCTGCTGTGTCTGCTGAAGCTGCTGTCTGTATAGAAACACCTAAAGAATTGCCACAAGATATGACTACTGCAACTTCAGAACAACAAGACATTTTTGAGGATGTTATTGACAAACCAACAGAAAACGTTGATACTGACATTACATTAGATGTTGAATCAGTTGAATCGGctcatgatgatgaaatttccCAAGAATTGGCTACAGAAGAAAAACCTCAAGAATCTGAACAAGACATGAGTACTTCATCTTTGGATAAACTTGAAATTTCTGAAGAGGCAGACAAACCAGCACAATCTGACATCAAAGAAGAAGAAGCTGCTGTGTCTGCTCATATTGATGAAGGGGGACCTACTGAGGAAAAAACACAGGAACTGCAACCAGAGATGACTATTGTATCTTCAGAAGAACAAGACATTTCAGAGGATGTCATCGACAAACCACCAGAAGAGGTTGATACTGACATTACATTAGATGTTGAACCAGTTGAATCTGCCCATGATGTTGAAATTTCCCAAGAAATGGCTACAGAAGAAAAACCTCAAGAATCTGAGCAAGACATAACTTCTTCATCTTTACAAAAACTTGACATTTCTGAAGAGGCAGACCAATCAACAGAATCTGAGATCAAAGAAGAAGAACCTGATGTTGACATTGCTTCTGTAGAAGCCACCCATAAACCCATAGAAAAAGCAGAGACTGATTCAGTAGCACTGAAACAGCCCTCTGTATCTACTGATGTTGGAGAGATGACCCAGGCAGTGGTTTCTGAAGAAACAGTAGATGAACCTGGAAGGGAACCAACTACTTCAGTGTCAGAACATGTAGAAATTCGAGAGGAAGTTATTGATGAACAAGTTGAAATGGATAAGAGTGATGCCACATTAGCACAAGAGGCCTTTGTCTCTGCTCATGTTGATGAAATGTCAAGAGGGACAGTTACTGAAGAAAAGTCAGAAGGAGCTGAGCTGCAGGTAACTACTATACCTTTAGATGAACTGGAAATTTCTGAAGAAGACACTGACCTTACAGAAGAAAAACCCTGTACGTATGCTGATATTGATGTGGTCTGCCAAGATGAGGATAGTGAGGGGAAAACACAAGAATCTGAGCTTCAGATAACCACTCTATCTTCAGAAGAACATGAAATTTCTGAGGAAGTTACTGACAAACCAACAGATACTGACTTCAAACTAGAACAGGAACCCTCTCTTTCTGCAGATATTGATCAAGTCTCCCAAGAACTTGCTATTACAGCTTCGCAACCTTTTTCTGAGGAAAGCTCAGAAATCACAGAAAAAGCAACAGAAGTAGCAGAGAAGGATACACAAGAAATAGAACCATCTCTATCTACTGCTGTTGGAGAACCTATTGATGCTGTTTTATCTAAAGAGTGCTTAGAGGAAGGTCCCACAGATGTTGATTTCGAAACACAAAAATTGATAGAAGAATCTGTAGAAGAATCTCCAGACACAGAAGAACAAGATATTATTGAGGTGACACAAGAAACAAAAGAGAGTTCTGTAAACATTTTAGAAGAACAAGCAAAAGAACTTCAGCAAGAAACAGTAGAGCCTGGCAAACCAGTGGATGAAGAACTATTTATATCCTCTGATGTCACAGAAATGTCCCATGAAGTTACCGCTGAAGAAAAAACAATAGAACCTGAGCAAGAAGCTGATACAGTATCATTAGAGGAAGATTTGTCAGTGGACATTTCTGACAAAGCAACAGACCCATTTGAAGGCGAGGTTTCCGATGAAAGGAAAACAACACCATCGTCTGATATTGCACAAATAGATGGTGAAGTTGTCGTTGAAGGTAAAGCAACAAAACCGGAGCAAGAGGCTGACACTTCAGCTTTTGTCGTAGAGGTGTCTGAGGAATATACTCTCAAAACAAAAGAGACATCTGAGATTGATGTAGAAGTTGAAAAAGAACAATCTTTAGACGCTGATTTTGAAGAGGAATTCATTCTAAAATCAGAAGAGATATCTGAGACTGATGTGCAGGTTAAAAAAGAACAATCTTTAGAAGTTGATGTTAAAGACATTTGTAGTGCAGCTatgactgaagaaaaattgaaagtgttgGATCAAGACACTTCTGATGAGATTGCAGACATACCAGTAGTAACTGCTGAGACTTATGTAGCTGCAGATGATGAAGACATAAGTCTTGAAGTTGTAAGTGAAAAACTTGCAAAAGAACCTGAACAAGAACAAGCAACAGAAACTGAAAAAGAGGATGATACTGCAACATTAGAAGGTGACGTTTTGGAGGAAGTTGCTGACAAACCAACAAAAGCCACAGAAACTGACATACTAGTGGAAGAAGAGCTTCCTGTTTCTGCTGATGTTGAAAAGACTGGACAAGATTTCCCTGATGAAGATGCTAAAGAACCATCACAAGAGGCTGAAACTGAAGCTGttgaacaagctatttctgaAGAAGTTTCTTACACAGGACCAGCGACATTGCAGATGGATATAGCAAGTGAAAAGGAACCATCTATTTCTTCTGATGTTAAAGAGATTACAGAAGATGTTGCAACTGAAGAGGCAAAAGAGTGTGATAAGGAGTTTGATTCTGCAGTTTTAGAACAAGATATTTCTCAGAAAGTGGCTGACAAAGTAGTTGAAACAGAGGACATTGATGTAACACTTGAGGAAAAACCATTTGTATCTCCTGTTGTAGAAGTGATCACTTCAGAAGTTGTGCCTGAAGAAGTGGCAAAAATCGCTGAACAAGAGGCTGAGAGTGTAGCATTACAAACAGAGATTATGGATCAAGATGCTGTCAAATTGCAAGAAACAGTAGAGCCTGACATAGCTGAAGGAAATGAGTTGTCAGCATCCCTTGATATGGAAGAGTTCACGCAAGATTTACACACTGAATACAAAGATTCACAACCTGAGAAAGAGGTTGACACTCCTGTTAAAGATGAAGTGTCTGAAGCAACATGTGATCAACCCACAGAGTCTGTAGAGACTGACATACCACTTGAAGAAGATTTATCTGTATCTGTAGATATTAAAGAAATTTCCCGAGAAGTTCTTACTGAAGAGAGATCAGCAGAACATGAACATGAGGCTGATGAAGAGAGATCAGCAGAACATGAACATGAGGCTGATACTGGAGATTCAGAACCAAGAGATATCTCTGATAAAATCACCAAGGAATCTGCTCAATTAATTGTTGAAGCAGACAAGTGTTCTGAAAAGGAACAAGAGGGTCAAGAGAAAGAGGCACTACAGGAAGAACCTCAAAGTGCTGCAGTTGTTGAAACCCTAACGCCTGTTGATAGTGGTCCAGATACAGTAAAAGTTGCTGCATCTGAGGAAAAAGTAGTGACTGAATCACAGCCCTGTGGTGAGCTGGAACAGTCGATTGAAAGACAGAGACAGGAAACAGACTTTGAGGTTAAAAAGCTTGAGGTTACTGTTGCTGTAGCACAGCAACCTgtaatcaagaatgaatttgaAGATGGGGATGACATTGAAATTGCCGAATCTGCTGACGAAACCCTTCATGTCCAATCAACTGATGAAATTGTAGAAGTTGAATTACCAGAAACAGATGGTGGCCTTCATATTGATTCATCAACTGTTAAAGAAAAACCTGAAGTGTTTGAACTTGAAGATGTCATGGATATTCTGGAAAATGGTTCTGGAGATGAGCAGGAAGAAGACGTTGTAGAGACACTAGTAAGAGAAATGGAGTATGAAAGGGTGcctaaaacaaaagaaattgacaCATTAGAGCAGCATCCTTCAATTGAACAAAGTGATGAGCATCCAGAAAAAGAACAAAGTCCTtcagaaatacagaaatattctTTCATAAGGGCTGACCTTGAGTCAGGAGATATGACAAAAGAGCAAGTTGATCATGATCTTGATGTGAGACATGAATTAGTTTGCAGTTGTCAGAGTAAAAAAGTTGTAGAGGATGAGATCACAAAGAGTGTGTTGCCTACAGAGGACAGTGATGAAGAGGTAAAGTACCTTGGAGTGTGTTGACATTTAGAACTTCTGCTCTTTCCCCCCGCAGATGAATGATGCATGGTGAGAGTGACCAAAGGATAGCGCATCACctattcttttttattttctacaGGGAAATTATCTCCCATGTCCTTTGTTAACAAACAAATCACCCGCTCATTGAAATGATGCTGTTGGTTTCCTGCATATTATGCACCCCAGCATGGTTAGAAAATATTTCTGTTAACAACTTTGCGACTAACAACAGGTAAAGCTGGGTGCTTTTATGAACCATAGAACCACTTTAATttagtcatttttttcacaataagcCACTAGGACTTTGAAGTGTGTCTTTCTCTGGCAGAGAAATGACACAAACTCAATATGATTTCTATACCAGAGAGTATCTCTGTTTTGCTTGTCTTATGGGCAATATTGTAATaatacaaattttcttcaacagGAGTGGCAATCATGCAGTATTTTCATTTCTACCTTGCTAGATTTATGTAAGAAAAAATgcacttttcaaatttatttcctCGTGCTTTTAGCATTTCCGTTTGTTGATGTCATGACTTGTGGATCACAGTCCACAAGTGCTTGCACCCATCTGCAGGTTATAACAGCCAGTGTGGGTTGAAACCCTTCCATGAAGGCGCATGGCTTAAAAATGTTCCCGTACTCTCGTTTTTTCTGCTGTGTGGTGTTATTTCAGTATTGAGAAATGTAGTTTTGTCAAGTCatcctttatttttcattcacAGACTATCGAATCACCATTCAAGAAACGTATTGTTCATCGTGAGGTACATTATACTGAAAA
Encoded here:
- the LOC139122410 gene encoding fap1 adhesin-like; its protein translation is MCLVEISPEQELSPPGPGDKSVEHDTLVESHLLSEESKVSEQTIAITQTQSVKTTVIDSISFEKAKEPVKETISIEYKIQTDSLESPIEFDKTSDLIHEQPTTQTIELDKYETLEQPTAQPLESDQYEGDFTIEHKHEPAHLPEPEIYQAVTTTAKKTTDVQVSPFVEVTGEENEHLQISAAMTEEPKLQIIDDERDIDKEFVCVTETSEPADFVSPVIITEEDESKYLVSDTTLVESVETAHIEEQALGPLELKADKTEEIIVSHKQIMDQDTQIRTERTTTEYVLVSKTEQIGEDVIKEIPPESLETEREAKMESQEEEQMVCRDASVMKISEAIFIQEKPATFDQRTEILFKEQSEVSDDYVGKSLEYQYTDISKLDEPCMSAESEKPVAEVFPSDDTQEESTELKADDFMIVDKQDPEDKEALPTELTEVHEQTQEHVQEKTLETVISESEQSLEELQQKVSAEERPTESEQEAESEQAEMYEDISEKAIEIPDTDMKKSPDTEVSASPEIRQETEICESEIPDAEISEEDARQYTPTESEQTADTEELEQKDISEEITDKQTETVEIDIPEEKHADIEEVSQQVIIQQKQQEPRPEITTQAVEQTDVSVTEKAQEAEADIPDEKDESVSSDIGEAVISSPHEEIFEEEPSGFKPIDEVQEVTEESPKESPVSEVQTLPEITQDVDICESEVPITEISEEVTDQDRPTELEEKVDISPLEEKMTEETEKAETDEQVDQETPLASPIEELSQEMVAGEKLLETDLEMTTPLLEQQEVFEETPDKTKETAESESMECTDEIISEPEQLFSPTLEQRDISDKPVETVEDAIGKSVDVVLSSELEGVLSDVKTDVEMQKLTEESHDTELETSEVMQQIQVCDSEKTAEDMVQEIETDERLMETTPGADSGMLEQQEVSEEIVGEPIDSSETDKMTRSEVSKLDRISQEKITEEKPQEPEVTTLNVEQQDTSEEYTTETEQKDTSVEREQAISVAIEEPVDILSEKVQETVPSDRKSDVESQDATEPIEKEEPISPEFSPETAICDLEIPFEKTEEVTAEERQQEPDEDIETQSFEQYPSGVITERPVEKAETESLEEKEPSDLDEISQDIVSEETLQQPKPEQEADTTSLEQKVILEDITDIPADPTFKEEPTVSSETDEMSDKVITEEKQKKLQPEVTTLALEQQDLSEEVAEKPAEAFATEPVDAVLADKIFEEGLSDVQPDVKVQQVTDESADKPLVTEGQDIPKVAQEAQICVSEVPMEDISEKITTEDKLSEEATDELSVTITTDSAAEKEPLLSADVDEVSQELGTKPQELQPEISTSELGKSEITEVAIHKQDETAEPEAFESAHADEISQVLVTEEKPQEPDQDLTTSPLEELETSLEVTDKPADPDFKEEESVAVALSADIGEAPEDAFTEEKPHELQPEMTCTTSEQQDISKEVEPVETEMEEAAEEKTREYESDIVTSSSEKATESDIREEPSVSAEAAMSMETQKELPQDMTTATSEQQDISENVIDKPTEMVDTDITLDVESVESAHDDEISQEVVTEEKTQESEQDITTSSLDKLDISEEADKPAESEIKEEEPAVSAEAAVSMETPKKLPQDMTTATSEQQDISENVIDKPTEMVDTDITLDVESVESAHDDEISQEVVTEEKTQESEQDITTSSLDKLDISEEADKPAESEIKEEEPAVSAEAAVSMETPKKMPQDMTSATSEQQDISEDVIDKPTEMVDTDITLDVESVESAHDDEISQEVVTEEKPQESEQDMNTSSLQKLDISEEADQSTESEIKEEEPAVSAEAAVCIETPKELPQDMTTATSEQQDIFEDVIDKPTENVDTDITLDVESVESAHDDEISQELATEEKPQESEQDMSTSSLDKLEISEEADKPAQSDIKEEEAAVSAHIDEGGPTEEKTQELQPEMTIVSSEEQDISEDVIDKPPEEVDTDITLDVEPVESAHDVEISQEMATEEKPQESEQDITSSSLQKLDISEEADQSTESEIKEEEPDVDIASVEATHKPIEKAETDSVALKQPSVSTDVGEMTQAVVSEETVDEPGREPTTSVSEHVEIREEVIDEQVEMDKSDATLAQEAFVSAHVDEMSRGTVTEEKSEGAELQVTTIPLDELEISEEDTDLTEEKPCTYADIDVVCQDEDSEGKTQESELQITTLSSEEHEISEEVTDKPTDTDFKLEQEPSLSADIDQVSQELAITASQPFSEESSEITEKATEVAEKDTQEIEPSLSTAVGEPIDAVLSKECLEEGPTDVDFETQKLIEESVEESPDTEEQDIIEVTQETKESSVNILEEQAKELQQETVEPGKPVDEELFISSDVTEMSHEVTAEEKTIEPEQEADTVSLEEDLSVDISDKATDPFEGEVSDERKTTPSSDIAQIDGEVVVEGKATKPEQEADTSAFVVEVSEEYTLKTKETSEIDVEVEKEQSLDADFEEEFILKSEEISETDVQVKKEQSLEVDVKDICSAAMTEEKLKVLDQDTSDEIADIPVVTAETYVAADDEDISLEVVSEKLAKEPEQEQATETEKEDDTATLEGDVLEEVADKPTKATETDILVEEELPVSADVEKTGQDFPDEDAKEPSQEAETEAVEQAISEEVSYTGPATLQMDIASEKEPSISSDVKEITEDVATEEAKECDKEFDSAVLEQDISQKVADKVVETEDIDVTLEEKPFVSPVVEVITSEVVPEEVAKIAEQEAESVALQTEIMDQDAVKLQETVEPDIAEGNELSASLDMEEFTQDLHTEYKDSQPEKEVDTPVKDEVSEATCDQPTESVETDIPLEEDLSVSVDIKEISREVLTEERSAEHEHEADEERSAEHEHEADTGDSEPRDISDKITKESAQLIVEADKCSEKEQEGQEKEALQEEPQSAAVVETLTPVDSGPDTVKVAASEEKVVTESQPCGELEQSIERQRQETDFEVKKLEVTVAVAQQPVIKNEFEDGDDIEIAESADETLHVQSTDEIVEVELPETDGGLHIDSSTVKEKPEVFELEDVMDILENGSGDEQEEDVVETLVREMEYERVPKTKEIDTLEQHPSIEQSDEHPEKEQSPSEIQKYSFIRADLESGDMTKEQVDHDLDVRHELVCSCQSKKVVEDEITKSVLPTEDSDEEVKYLGVC